GCTTGACAAAAAGTTTAATATATTCGGATGGCAGGCAAAGACAGTTGATGGCCATGATATGCGTAAACTACATACCGCGTTCACCGGATTGTTAAATTCAAAAAATAAGTCGCCAAAAGTCCTTATTGCTGAAACAATAAAGGGTAAATCCGTGCCTTCACTAGAAAAAGATGAGATGTGTCATATACGAACCGTAAGTCCTGATGAGATTGACAGGATTATTAAAGGCCTAAAATGAAAAAAACAAGAATTATGCGCGATGTCTTCATTGGTAATCTTGTACAAATAATGTCAGAGAGGAAAGACGTTTTCTTTCTCTCAGCTGATATGGGTGCCCGCGCGCTGGATACTCTCAAACAAAAATGCAGGGACAGGTTTATTAATGTGGGGATTGCGGAACAGAACCTGATTAATGTAGCTGTTGGTTTGGGGTTGGAAGGTTATATTTCATACGCTTATGCCATAGCGCCGTTCTTATCAATGCGTGCATTTGAACAGATAAGGAATAATGTTTCGTTAATGTTTACCAATAGAAAGTTTAATATAAATCTTTTATCAGTTGGTATCGGTATTAGTTATGATGTTACCGGCCCGTCACATCATTGCTTTGAAGATATTGCATTGATGAGAATGCTGCCTAATATGATGGTATTCTCGCCAAGCGACTGTGTGCTCATAGAAAAGTTTGTTAATTACTCTTTAGTTCACAAAAACCCAAAGTATATAAGGTTTGATGGTAAACCGGTTGATGATATATACGATGCGGGGAGTAAGATAGATTTTGAAAAAG
This portion of the Elusimicrobiota bacterium genome encodes:
- a CDS encoding transketolase C-terminal domain-containing protein translates to MKKTRIMRDVFIGNLVQIMSERKDVFFLSADMGARALDTLKQKCRDRFINVGIAEQNLINVAVGLGLEGYISYAYAIAPFLSMRAFEQIRNNVSLMFTNRKFNINLLSVGIGISYDVTGPSHHCFEDIALMRMLPNMMVFSPSDCVLIEKFVNYSLVHKNPKYIRFDGKPVDDIYDAGSKIDFEKGFVELIKGNDTCMVSTGIMTHNALRVTRLNPNLKIGLIDMFVLKPVKEDLLFNALKKYKYIVTLEEAWLDNGGLDSLISNVLHKNNSNARLRKVGFKDKYVFEIGSRNYLHKIYKMDEHSILSLIKSMK